TTGGAATTCATTTCGGTGAAGGAGAGCAGAGTGGCTTTATTTCCATCCCTGCCGTTGTTTCGTTCCTTTTCGCGACGGCGGCCCTCCTTCTTTCAGACCATATCAGGCGGGTATTCTGGCTGGCGACCGTTTTTGGAATTATTTCTGCCCTCGTCGGGTTTTATTTGTCTTTTGTTTATTCTCTTCCCACCGGCTCTGCCATGCTGGCGACCTCCGCCTTTTTCCTTCTCCCGGGAATCGGAAAACGGTTTTTCGTTCATTAAACTCCCAACTCTTGTTTATTTGACATTCAGGTAGCGAGTGCTATCTTTTACAGAAGAGTGTAAAAAATAGGGGGAAAAGTTTGCCTTGATGATTTGTGAAAACTGTAACCATTCGAACAGGGATATCAGGATATTCTGCGGACAGTGCGGGCATAAAATAGCCTCGCCCTGTTTAAGATGTCATTTTATCAATGCTGACGGAGAAAACTATTGCGGCGGATGCGGGGGGCTGATTGGAACTCAGGAACCCACGGCCGAAACGCATTCATCCCTTGACCGCTCTGGAACCTCTCTTCATTCTGCCAAAAAATCGACTTCTCTTCCTCAGGGGGTTATGGACGAGCTTTTAATGATTCAAAAGGAGACGCTTTTAAAAGCCGGTGTTCAAGAAGACAAGAAACAATTAAGTCAAGAAGAGATTGAAAAGTTGATTCACAAAGAAGATCATTCGGAACCGGGTTCATGAGTGTCGTCAGGGCTGTCGAAAAAAAAATAGGAAATATTTTAAGGGACAAAAATTTGATCTCAGAGGCCGATTTAAATCATGCTTTGGAAGAACAGGCGAAAAAAGGAGACAAAACAAAACCAATCGGATCTTTTCTGGTTGAACTGGGATACGTTTCCGAACGAAATGTTGCCGAAGCCTTAGGTGTGCAGTTTAATATGGCCGTGATGGATTTGCAGGATGTAAATATTTCCAAAGAGCTCATTAAAATTATTCCTGAAACGGTTGCCAGAAGGTTTTTATTATTGCCCCTTTTTTTGATTGAAAAGGAACTCACCCTTGCCATAGCTGATCCCACCCATCTCGATATCATCAATGCTCTCGGAATTGAAAAGCGTTATAAAATCCAGTCGGTTCTTGCGTTACGGTCACAATTACAAAAATTTATTGAACTCAATTATACCGATGGCACGGAAAGTCTAGGAAATCAAATTGTTTCTCCAGAAGACGGGTTGAATGAAGGAGGTGCGGGATATGTCGAGAGGTTAAAAAAG
The window above is part of the Nitrospirota bacterium genome. Proteins encoded here:
- a CDS encoding metal ABC transporter permease, which produces MAALVSSFLGVFIVLKRIVFVSAALSQVSALGIAISILAGIFFGIHFGEGEQSGFISIPAVVSFLFATAALLLSDHIRRVFWLATVFGIISALVGFYLSFVYSLPTGSAMLATSAFFLLPGIGKRFFVH
- a CDS encoding zinc ribbon domain-containing protein: MICENCNHSNRDIRIFCGQCGHKIASPCLRCHFINADGENYCGGCGGLIGTQEPTAETHSSLDRSGTSLHSAKKSTSLPQGVMDELLMIQKETLLKAGVQEDKKQLSQEEIEKLIHKEDHSEPGS